A window of the Kiritimatiellia bacterium genome harbors these coding sequences:
- a CDS encoding PHP domain-containing protein, producing MIDLHSHTIFSDGSLTPEELVDQACAAGLTAVALTDHDTTAGLPRFLKAAEGRPVRAIPGVEISADFSPGTMHMLGYFIRPDDAVLEERLAWIREGRDKRNAEILAKLNALGFGIEWNDVAKHAGADVVGRPHFAQVLLERGIVKTKDEAFDQYLGKGRAAYAERRRFSTEDSIALIRAAGGVAVLAHPFTLGLDDARLRELVQRLAGQGLGGLEVYYSEHSANLQQAYMKLAQDFGLVATGGSDFHGALAPDIKLGSGFGGLRVPDEVVEKLEARRPL from the coding sequence ATGATAGATCTTCATTCGCACACCATCTTTTCCGACGGCTCGCTGACCCCAGAAGAACTCGTCGACCAGGCCTGCGCCGCGGGGCTGACGGCCGTGGCCCTGACGGACCACGACACCACGGCCGGGTTGCCGCGTTTCCTGAAGGCCGCCGAGGGGCGGCCGGTGCGGGCTATACCCGGCGTGGAAATCAGCGCTGACTTTTCGCCGGGCACGATGCACATGCTGGGCTATTTCATCCGGCCGGACGACGCCGTTCTCGAGGAGCGGCTCGCCTGGATCCGCGAGGGCCGCGACAAGCGCAACGCCGAGATCCTGGCCAAGCTCAACGCCCTGGGCTTCGGCATCGAGTGGAACGACGTGGCGAAGCACGCCGGCGCGGACGTCGTGGGGCGGCCGCACTTCGCCCAGGTGCTGCTCGAGCGCGGCATCGTGAAGACGAAGGACGAGGCGTTCGATCAATACCTGGGGAAGGGCAGGGCGGCCTACGCCGAGCGCCGCCGGTTCTCCACCGAGGATTCCATCGCGCTGATCCGCGCCGCGGGCGGCGTGGCCGTGCTCGCGCATCCCTTTACGCTGGGCCTGGACGATGCCCGGCTTCGCGAACTGGTCCAGCGGCTGGCCGGACAGGGGTTGGGCGGGCTCGAGGTCTACTACTCCGAGCATTCCGCCAACCTCCAGCAGGCCTACATGAAATTGGCGCAGGACTTCGGCCTGGTGGCCACGGGCGGCAGCGACTTCCACGGCGCGCTGGCGCCGGACATCAAGCTGGGCAGCGGGTTCGGGGGCCTGCGCGTGCCGGACGAGGTCGTGGAAAAGCTCGAAGCACGCCGGCCGTTGTAG
- a CDS encoding Na/Pi cotransporter family protein, whose translation MDAAQAAEVTVKALEGRDIFFLTAMILGGLVLFIQGMNMMSDGLRKAAGSSMRTLLSSATHNRFSGLLLGTVLGTLVQSSASTVMFVGFINAGLMTLVESVPPMLGANIGTTISMQLVSFRLGDYCFFLITIGFILQFAGPSASLRNLGPVLLGFGIIFLGLNIMSDAIKPHREVFAGLLQGIQGNTLGAMLKGVGLATAITAIIQSSGAVIAMCFALITSGVVDNLSQVYPIILGANIGTCATALLGSIGTNIEARRSAVSHLMFNVLGSIVAIVFARLFIRFAEWTSADLIHQSANVNTAVMVTRALIVLPIPGLYAKFITLITPSRRPVPQPSFLDNRLVRFPEKAIYAAICELRRVMKVCAESFSLTIDVLFRPERKKVQAIKLNENVVDEIKRSMKDYLGVLTRKYLSRRQAIIIQHLNRCMADIERIGDHIDELCDISVRRWSRKEARFCRETLEQLCSLHEGVARVLRLVVQSLNPDNSDFQALAQAILRARDEYVERSINTKAAFTERLAAHDFAPVVGMFFSEYVGAYDRIVKHAKIIALAEKTPYFWIKRQKLERMVDDEPDYKPPPLSDPHDFLDRLHAENYL comes from the coding sequence ATGGATGCTGCCCAAGCTGCGGAAGTAACCGTCAAGGCGCTCGAGGGCCGGGATATCTTCTTCCTGACCGCGATGATCCTCGGCGGCCTGGTGCTGTTCATCCAGGGGATGAACATGATGTCGGACGGCCTGCGCAAGGCCGCGGGCAGCAGCATGCGCACCCTGCTCTCCAGCGCCACGCACAACCGATTTTCCGGCCTTCTGCTGGGCACCGTCCTCGGCACGCTCGTCCAGAGCAGCGCCAGCACAGTCATGTTTGTCGGCTTCATCAACGCGGGTTTAATGACCCTGGTCGAGTCGGTCCCGCCGATGCTGGGAGCCAATATCGGCACGACGATTTCCATGCAACTGGTTTCCTTCAGGCTCGGAGACTACTGCTTCTTCCTGATCACCATCGGGTTCATCCTCCAATTCGCCGGGCCCAGCGCCTCCTTGAGGAATCTCGGGCCGGTGCTCCTGGGATTCGGCATTATTTTCCTGGGCCTGAACATCATGAGCGATGCCATCAAGCCCCACCGCGAGGTGTTTGCAGGGCTCCTCCAGGGGATCCAGGGTAATACCCTGGGCGCCATGCTCAAGGGGGTCGGCCTTGCCACGGCCATTACGGCGATCATCCAGAGCAGCGGCGCCGTCATTGCCATGTGCTTCGCGCTGATCACAAGCGGGGTGGTTGACAATTTAAGCCAGGTGTATCCGATTATCCTGGGCGCCAACATTGGCACCTGCGCAACGGCGCTGCTGGGCAGTATCGGAACCAATATCGAGGCCCGCCGTTCCGCCGTGTCTCACCTCATGTTCAACGTCCTCGGCAGCATCGTGGCCATCGTGTTCGCGCGGCTCTTTATCCGCTTCGCGGAATGGACTTCGGCGGACCTCATCCACCAGAGCGCCAATGTCAATACGGCTGTCATGGTGACCAGGGCGCTGATCGTGCTCCCCATCCCGGGTTTATATGCGAAGTTCATCACGCTCATCACGCCCTCCCGCCGGCCGGTGCCCCAACCGAGTTTTCTCGACAACCGGCTTGTGAGATTCCCCGAGAAGGCGATCTACGCGGCCATCTGCGAGCTGCGGCGCGTGATGAAGGTCTGCGCGGAGAGCTTCAGCCTGACGATCGACGTCCTGTTCCGCCCGGAGCGGAAGAAGGTGCAGGCCATCAAGCTCAACGAGAACGTCGTGGACGAGATCAAGCGGTCCATGAAGGACTACCTGGGCGTGCTGACCCGGAAGTACCTGTCGCGGCGCCAGGCGATCATCATTCAGCACCTCAACCGGTGCATGGCGGACATCGAGCGCATCGGCGACCACATCGACGAGCTTTGCGACATCTCCGTCCGCCGCTGGAGCCGCAAGGAGGCGCGATTCTGCCGGGAAACCCTGGAGCAGTTGTGCAGCCTGCACGAGGGGGTGGCGCGCGTGCTGCGGCTGGTGGTGCAATCCCTGAACCCGGACAACTCGGATTTCCAGGCCCTGGCCCAGGCCATCCTGCGGGCGCGCGACGAGTACGTGGAGCGGAGCATCAACACCAAGGCCGCCTTCACGGAACGTCTGGCCGCACACGACTTTGCCCCGGTCGTCGGCATGTTCTTCAGCGAGTACGTCGGGGCCTACGACCGGATCGTCAAGCACGCCAAGATCATCGCCCTGGCGGAGAAAACTCCGTACTTCTGGATCAAGCGCCAGAAGTTGGAACGCATGGTGGACGACGAGCCGGACTACAAGCCGCCGCCGCTCTCCGATCCGCACGACTTCCTGGACCGGCTGCACGCGGAAAATTACCTGTAG
- a CDS encoding helicase, protein MIAPRTEPVPEPEFELRPVVDGFFRPGGGLERACAGEPFPYEPRPQQREMALAAAEAIETSRHLAVEAGTGVGKSFAYLVPALQAAVSRNIQVVVSTYTIALQEQLIAKDLPFLQQHMGLAFKAVLVKGRGNYLCLRRLARARRMGGDLFAADGQDELEMIRAWADRTADGSLQDMKQQPSADVWSSVCAEVGNCLGVKCREYRKCFFMKARAQVRHAHLLVVNHHLLFSELALREQGVSFLPDYRIVVLDEAHMTESVASEHLGIRLSHFAFEHWMRRLYVPEKTKGLLAHLREGEAANGVVKVGENVDAFFAAVRQWAGLSESKSQQVVTGPLDVPGDLMDSLQRLNGALRTIMGRLEDEETKSELRSAQMHGVEMRNMLDAFLKQSLPDQVYWIEREGRRRQQTVLYSAPIEVGPLLAERLFEAMDCVIMTSATLAVCGKLDYFTRRIGAGGCDTLQLGSPFDYPRQMRIFIPKGLPDPNEGERFGAEAARAIVEYVRRTEGRAFVLFTSAQFMKKVAELSRDALEAAGLTMLVQGTGLPRHVMLERFRQGGGAVLFGLDSFWMGVDVRGEALGNVIITRLPFAVPDQPLIKARMDRIREKGGDPFRDYSLPEAILKFRQGVGRLIRTQTDEGIIVILDSRILTKWYGKMFLASIPECPVEIVEV, encoded by the coding sequence ATGATAGCGCCCCGAACAGAACCGGTCCCGGAACCTGAATTCGAACTCCGGCCCGTCGTGGACGGGTTTTTTCGCCCCGGCGGGGGCCTGGAGCGGGCCTGCGCGGGCGAGCCGTTTCCCTACGAGCCGCGCCCCCAGCAGCGCGAGATGGCCCTCGCGGCCGCGGAGGCCATCGAAACGTCCCGGCACCTCGCCGTGGAGGCGGGGACCGGCGTCGGGAAGAGCTTCGCCTACCTGGTCCCGGCGCTGCAGGCCGCCGTCAGCCGGAATATCCAGGTGGTCGTCTCCACCTACACCATCGCGCTGCAGGAGCAGTTGATCGCCAAGGACCTCCCGTTCCTCCAGCAGCACATGGGCCTGGCGTTCAAGGCCGTGCTGGTCAAGGGGCGGGGGAATTACCTCTGCCTCCGCCGCCTGGCCCGCGCGCGGCGCATGGGCGGCGACCTGTTCGCCGCCGACGGCCAGGACGAGCTGGAGATGATCCGGGCCTGGGCGGACCGCACGGCCGACGGCAGCCTCCAGGACATGAAGCAGCAGCCCTCCGCCGACGTGTGGAGCAGCGTCTGCGCGGAGGTGGGCAACTGCCTCGGGGTCAAGTGCCGCGAGTACCGGAAGTGCTTCTTCATGAAGGCCCGCGCGCAGGTTCGCCACGCCCACCTGCTGGTCGTGAACCATCACCTGCTCTTCTCCGAGCTGGCCCTCCGGGAGCAGGGCGTCAGCTTCCTGCCGGACTACCGCATCGTGGTGCTGGACGAGGCCCACATGACCGAGTCCGTCGCGTCCGAGCACCTCGGCATCCGCCTCTCGCACTTCGCCTTCGAGCACTGGATGCGCAGGCTGTACGTGCCGGAGAAGACCAAGGGCCTGCTGGCCCACCTCCGAGAGGGCGAGGCCGCCAACGGCGTCGTCAAGGTGGGCGAGAACGTGGACGCCTTCTTCGCCGCGGTGCGCCAGTGGGCGGGCCTCTCGGAAAGCAAGTCCCAGCAGGTCGTGACCGGCCCCCTGGACGTGCCCGGCGATCTCATGGACTCGCTCCAGCGGCTGAACGGGGCGCTGCGCACCATCATGGGCCGGCTCGAGGACGAGGAAACCAAGTCGGAGCTCCGGTCCGCCCAGATGCACGGCGTGGAAATGCGCAACATGCTCGATGCCTTCCTGAAGCAGTCGCTGCCGGACCAGGTCTACTGGATCGAGCGCGAGGGGCGGCGGCGCCAGCAGACCGTGCTCTACTCCGCGCCCATCGAGGTCGGGCCGCTCCTGGCGGAGCGGCTCTTCGAGGCCATGGACTGCGTGATCATGACCAGCGCCACGCTGGCCGTTTGCGGCAAGCTCGACTACTTCACCCGGCGCATCGGCGCGGGCGGCTGCGATACGCTTCAACTCGGCTCGCCGTTCGATTACCCGCGCCAGATGCGGATATTCATCCCGAAAGGCCTGCCGGACCCGAACGAGGGGGAACGGTTCGGCGCGGAGGCCGCCCGCGCCATCGTCGAGTATGTCCGGCGCACCGAGGGCCGCGCCTTCGTCCTGTTCACCAGCGCCCAGTTCATGAAGAAGGTCGCCGAACTCTCGCGCGACGCCCTGGAGGCCGCCGGGCTGACGATGCTGGTGCAGGGGACCGGCCTGCCGCGGCACGTGATGCTCGAGCGGTTCCGGCAGGGCGGTGGCGCGGTGCTGTTCGGGCTGGACAGTTTCTGGATGGGCGTCGACGTCCGCGGCGAGGCGCTGGGCAACGTCATCATCACCCGCCTGCCGTTCGCCGTGCCCGACCAGCCGCTCATCAAGGCCCGGATGGACCGGATCCGCGAGAAGGGCGGCGATCCGTTCCGCGACTACTCGCTGCCCGAGGCCATCCTGAAGTTCCGCCAGGGCGTAGGCCGCCTGATCCGGACGCAGACGGACGAGGGGATCATCGTCATCCTCGACAGCCGCATCCTGACCAAGTGGTACGGGAAGATGTTCCTCGCCTCGATCCCCGAGTGCCCGGTGGAGATCGTGGAGGTTTAA
- a CDS encoding LexA family transcriptional regulator yields MSRKMHIQEKIEALRRFHRQEGRAPGYAEMLALFKYRSKNAVHGLLKKLAEHGLIRKSPAGKIALTPRLTGSVRLLGAVQAGFPSPAEEELADTLTLDEFLIRRPEATYMLTVTGDSMTGAGILPGDIVLVEKGGTPKPNDVVVAQVDDEWTLKYFNRDRAGVRLDPANPKYRFIRPRRSLSIGGIVRAVIRKYG; encoded by the coding sequence ATGTCGCGGAAAATGCACATCCAGGAGAAAATCGAGGCCCTGCGCCGGTTCCACCGGCAGGAGGGGCGCGCGCCCGGCTACGCGGAGATGCTGGCGCTGTTCAAGTACCGGTCCAAGAACGCGGTCCACGGCCTGCTGAAGAAACTGGCGGAGCACGGGCTCATCCGGAAATCCCCGGCCGGAAAGATCGCGCTCACGCCGCGCCTGACCGGCTCGGTGCGACTGCTCGGCGCCGTCCAGGCCGGCTTCCCGTCGCCCGCCGAGGAGGAACTGGCCGACACGCTGACGCTGGACGAGTTCCTCATCCGGCGCCCGGAGGCGACCTACATGCTGACCGTCACGGGCGACTCCATGACGGGCGCGGGCATCCTGCCCGGCGACATCGTGCTCGTCGAGAAGGGCGGCACACCGAAGCCCAACGATGTGGTCGTCGCCCAGGTGGACGACGAGTGGACCCTGAAATACTTCAACCGCGACCGCGCCGGCGTCCGGCTCGACCCCGCCAACCCCAAGTACCGCTTCATCCGCCCCCGCCGCTCCCTCTCCATCGGCGGCATCGTCCGGGCCGTGATCCGGAAGTACGGATGA
- a CDS encoding DNA polymerase IV, which yields MKKEDQLVTLHSYPRAIVHFDGDAFFAAVEQAIHPELKGRPVVTGRERGIIACASYEAKARGVARGITLAEARKKCPDLVILPSDYETYSLYSKRMFDIARRYTPVVEEYSIDEGFADLSGLRRVFHASYEEIARRLQQDIRAELDITVSVGLSLSKGLAKLASKFRKPAGFTAVAGNHLHLFLPRIALEKVWGFGPNTVHLLKKYGLQTAWDFVSRPEAWAEKMMGKIGREIWNELRGNAMYPVTTEEKSTYYTISKCKTFAEPARDRDQVFARLTRNVESAFIKLRRHKLRARELQVSLRFQDFTYEGIEARLQRPTAATQEVMPLVRDLFDRIWRDGAEYRATIVVLGRLEPDRGEQFELFEDRVRIDKMTAVSGVIDAVNERYGKHTLRLGPSLFLGRKPTTGRGTLPWRKRELLEGETFRQRLKIPRLGVSV from the coding sequence ATGAAAAAGGAGGATCAGCTTGTAACCCTTCATTCCTACCCCCGCGCGATCGTGCATTTCGACGGGGACGCGTTCTTCGCGGCCGTCGAGCAGGCGATCCACCCGGAGTTGAAGGGCCGTCCGGTGGTGACGGGGCGGGAGCGCGGGATCATCGCCTGCGCCAGCTACGAGGCCAAGGCCCGCGGCGTCGCGCGCGGCATCACGCTGGCGGAGGCCCGCAAGAAGTGCCCCGACCTCGTCATCCTGCCCAGCGATTACGAGACCTACAGCCTCTATTCCAAGCGCATGTTCGACATCGCGCGCCGCTACACGCCGGTCGTGGAGGAGTACTCCATCGACGAGGGCTTCGCGGACCTCTCCGGGCTGCGCCGGGTGTTCCATGCATCCTACGAGGAGATCGCCCGCCGCCTGCAACAGGATATCCGCGCCGAACTTGACATCACCGTGTCGGTCGGCTTGAGCCTTTCCAAGGGCCTGGCCAAGCTGGCCTCGAAGTTCCGCAAGCCCGCCGGGTTCACCGCCGTCGCGGGGAACCACTTGCACCTGTTCCTGCCCCGCATCGCCCTGGAGAAGGTCTGGGGCTTCGGGCCCAACACGGTCCACCTGCTGAAGAAATACGGCCTGCAAACCGCCTGGGATTTTGTCAGCCGCCCCGAGGCCTGGGCGGAGAAAATGATGGGCAAGATCGGCCGCGAGATCTGGAACGAACTGCGCGGGAACGCCATGTACCCCGTGACGACGGAGGAGAAATCCACCTACTACACCATCAGCAAGTGCAAGACCTTCGCCGAGCCCGCGCGCGACCGGGACCAGGTCTTCGCGCGGCTGACCCGGAACGTGGAATCCGCCTTCATCAAGCTCCGCCGCCACAAGCTGCGCGCGCGGGAGCTCCAGGTCTCCCTGCGCTTCCAGGATTTCACGTACGAGGGGATCGAGGCCCGGCTCCAGCGCCCGACCGCCGCGACGCAGGAGGTCATGCCGCTCGTCCGCGACCTGTTCGACCGGATCTGGCGGGATGGGGCCGAGTACCGGGCGACGATCGTCGTGCTCGGGCGGCTGGAACCGGACCGCGGCGAGCAGTTCGAGCTGTTCGAGGACCGCGTGCGGATCGACAAGATGACCGCGGTCTCCGGCGTGATCGACGCCGTCAACGAGCGCTATGGCAAGCACACCTTGCGCCTGGGCCCGTCCCTGTTCCTGGGCCGCAAGCCGACCACCGGCCGCGGGACGCTCCCGTGGCGCAAGCGGGAACTGCTGGAGGGGGAGACCTTCCGGCAGCGGCTGAAAATCCCGCGGCTGGGCGTGTCGGTGTGA
- a CDS encoding transposase, producing the protein MEFPLVHHLSYSWSGWPMENTFPPDPEPAFLDDLRAAWVQDGLDLQHYDWRPAIIQMAFLVEPDAAPSLFAGRVKGRLQHALRQAGRPTGFSRKVAVRALGDTISPAVEGYLQEQTARAELADERYRATLKAAAFVDDAVDLSQPAETKSGRYWFNLHLVAVTEDRFRIGKEDFLPKVRAGVFAWAAETGCRLKAFSPMPDHVHVAARGDPERSPRELGEALWRNLNRAAGCRLMSDRVYAGTFSEYGLGAILKGS; encoded by the coding sequence ATGGAATTCCCGCTGGTCCATCACCTGTCTTACTCCTGGTCCGGCTGGCCGATGGAGAACACCTTCCCGCCCGATCCGGAGCCGGCTTTTCTCGATGACCTGCGCGCCGCATGGGTTCAGGACGGACTGGATCTCCAGCATTACGATTGGCGGCCTGCGATCATCCAGATGGCCTTTCTGGTGGAACCCGACGCGGCCCCGAGTCTTTTCGCCGGGCGGGTCAAGGGGCGACTGCAACACGCTCTGCGGCAGGCGGGACGGCCCACCGGCTTCAGCCGGAAGGTTGCCGTGCGGGCGCTGGGCGACACTATCTCCCCGGCGGTCGAAGGCTATTTACAGGAGCAGACGGCGCGGGCGGAACTCGCGGACGAACGCTATCGCGCCACGCTGAAGGCTGCGGCGTTCGTGGATGACGCCGTGGATCTTTCGCAGCCCGCGGAAACCAAGAGCGGGCGCTATTGGTTCAACCTGCACCTGGTGGCCGTGACGGAGGACCGCTTCCGGATCGGGAAGGAGGATTTTCTCCCCAAGGTCCGCGCGGGTGTTTTCGCCTGGGCGGCGGAGACGGGCTGCCGCCTGAAGGCGTTTTCGCCGATGCCGGACCATGTGCATGTCGCCGCGCGCGGGGATCCGGAGCGTTCGCCGCGGGAACTGGGCGAGGCGCTGTGGCGGAATCTGAACCGGGCGGCGGGGTGCCGGTTGATGAGCGACCGGGTGTATGCAGGGACGTTTTCGGAGTATGGCTTGGGGGCGATCCTGAAGGGGTCTTGA
- a CDS encoding class II aldolase/adducin family protein, whose translation MPVVRQELAEYARKIAAAGLTAGAGGNISAREGRLVWVKPSGLAMAELKGTDLCAVDLASGRQVEGQLRPTSELPMHLAIYRARPDVQAIFHTHSPFASGVISSTEDIRPMFAEVINDLGGVALVPYIMTSTQELADAVAAAAKDHDTIFMANHGVVALGKTLRQAFFRCEVAEDAAKALVAARLAGKPAFLTDAQVEALKKLEGGAHRTRMMER comes from the coding sequence ATGCCCGTTGTGCGCCAGGAACTGGCGGAATACGCGCGGAAGATCGCGGCGGCCGGCCTCACGGCCGGCGCGGGCGGCAACATCAGCGCCCGCGAAGGCCGGCTGGTCTGGGTCAAGCCCAGCGGCCTGGCCATGGCCGAACTCAAGGGCACGGATCTGTGTGCCGTGGACCTCGCCTCCGGCCGCCAGGTCGAGGGCCAACTCCGTCCGACGTCCGAACTGCCGATGCACCTGGCAATCTATCGCGCCCGGCCCGACGTGCAGGCGATCTTCCATACGCATTCCCCCTTCGCCTCCGGCGTCATCTCCTCTACGGAGGATATTCGCCCGATGTTCGCGGAGGTCATCAACGATCTCGGCGGCGTGGCCCTGGTGCCGTACATCATGACCTCGACGCAGGAGCTGGCCGACGCCGTCGCGGCCGCGGCAAAGGACCACGACACGATCTTCATGGCCAACCACGGCGTCGTCGCGCTCGGCAAGACCCTGCGCCAGGCCTTCTTCCGGTGCGAGGTCGCCGAGGACGCCGCCAAGGCGCTCGTGGCCGCCCGGCTGGCCGGGAAGCCCGCCTTCCTCACCGACGCCCAGGTCGAGGCGCTGAAGAAACTCGAAGGCGGCGCTCACCGGACGCGGATGATGGAGCGGTAG
- a CDS encoding universal stress protein → MNTILALVDFSDVTEAVVEQAASMAKGLEAEVVILHVAEPDPDFVGYEAGPQTVRDAVASRLRNEHHLLRELEDKIKAQGVAVTSLLVQGPTIEKCLSEAARLQPLVMVIGSHGHGLLRDLLVGSVTEGVLRKAACPVLVVPVRAWE, encoded by the coding sequence ATGAACACAATCCTGGCCCTGGTGGATTTTTCCGATGTGACCGAAGCCGTGGTGGAGCAGGCCGCCTCGATGGCCAAGGGGCTGGAAGCGGAGGTGGTCATCCTGCACGTTGCGGAGCCCGACCCGGATTTCGTAGGTTACGAGGCCGGGCCCCAGACCGTGCGCGACGCCGTGGCCAGCCGGTTGCGGAACGAGCATCACTTGCTCCGGGAACTGGAGGATAAAATCAAGGCGCAGGGCGTCGCCGTGACCAGCCTGCTGGTCCAGGGGCCCACGATCGAGAAATGTCTTTCCGAGGCCGCCCGCCTTCAGCCGCTGGTGATGGTGATCGGGTCGCACGGCCACGGGTTGCTGCGGGACCTGCTGGTCGGCAGCGTCACGGAAGGCGTGCTGCGCAAGGCGGCGTGCCCGGTGCTGGTCGTTCCCGTGCGCGCCTGGGAGTGA
- the dnaX gene encoding DNA polymerase III subunit gamma/tau yields MAYEVLARKWRPQRFDDVIGQDHVTQTLKNAIASNRVAHAYLFVGPRGVGKTSTARILAKALNCEKGPTPEPCGKCAACLEIAAGNCLDVLEIDAASNTGVDNVRDLRENARYAPARCPFKVYIIDEVHMLSPAAFNALLKTLEEPPPHVKFVFATTEPQKIPATILSRCQRFDLRRISGRDIVGRLTEIAKEEKVRVDTDALLAIARGAEGGLRDAESALDQLIAFRGKTIREEDVLAVFGLVARQTLDELMEAVLKGDVATAVRRVGDLDRSGKDLQRLVFELLEQARHIVICQYTGADPAGLELTETQAESIRRQAALCDAGRVLRVVDILTEVEGRIRYALSRRALIETALIRCGRAATTVTLEELLTRVNQLKAGLGEAGGSAAPARPEPSASFKPAPAAPPARLKEHGPAAPGDEAAALAGNWLEVVDRISRLAPLAKSYLLDAKPVEVRRDRVVVGFDPEFAGNKEKIEFPRNLKAVNKVVGEFLKREVTVEFRVLDAKSTVPGDIKVQRIAEPPPMPAAAEPEGKPRARSRSTQEWVQNPAVKKTLELFNGDIVDVRE; encoded by the coding sequence ATGGCATACGAAGTACTCGCTCGCAAGTGGCGGCCGCAGCGGTTCGATGACGTCATCGGGCAGGACCACGTCACCCAGACCCTGAAGAACGCCATCGCGTCGAACCGGGTGGCCCACGCGTACCTGTTCGTGGGGCCCCGCGGGGTCGGCAAGACCTCCACCGCCCGCATCCTGGCCAAGGCGCTCAATTGCGAAAAGGGCCCGACGCCGGAGCCGTGCGGAAAGTGCGCGGCCTGCCTGGAGATCGCGGCCGGCAACTGCCTGGACGTACTGGAGATCGACGCGGCCTCCAACACGGGCGTCGACAACGTCCGCGACCTCCGCGAAAATGCCCGCTACGCGCCGGCCCGGTGCCCCTTCAAGGTCTACATCATCGACGAAGTGCACATGCTCTCTCCAGCCGCCTTCAATGCCTTGCTCAAAACGCTGGAAGAGCCGCCGCCTCACGTAAAATTCGTTTTCGCAACTACGGAACCGCAAAAGATCCCCGCCACGATCCTTTCGCGCTGCCAGCGCTTCGACCTCCGGCGCATCTCGGGGCGGGACATCGTCGGGCGTCTCACGGAAATCGCGAAGGAGGAGAAGGTGCGCGTGGATACCGACGCCCTGCTGGCCATCGCGCGGGGGGCGGAGGGCGGGCTGCGGGACGCGGAGTCCGCCCTCGACCAGCTCATCGCTTTCCGCGGCAAGACGATCCGCGAGGAGGATGTCCTGGCCGTGTTCGGGCTCGTGGCCCGGCAGACGCTGGACGAGCTCATGGAGGCGGTGCTCAAGGGCGATGTCGCCACGGCAGTCCGCCGCGTGGGCGACCTCGACCGCAGCGGCAAGGACCTCCAGCGGCTGGTCTTCGAACTGCTGGAGCAGGCGCGCCACATCGTGATCTGCCAGTACACCGGCGCGGACCCGGCCGGGCTCGAGCTGACGGAAACCCAGGCCGAGAGCATCCGCCGGCAGGCGGCGCTATGCGACGCGGGCCGCGTTCTGCGGGTCGTGGATATCCTGACGGAGGTCGAAGGCCGTATCCGGTACGCCCTGTCCCGCCGCGCGCTGATCGAGACCGCCCTGATCCGCTGTGGCCGCGCGGCTACGACTGTTACGCTGGAGGAACTGCTGACGCGGGTGAATCAGCTCAAGGCCGGGCTCGGGGAAGCCGGCGGATCCGCGGCGCCGGCCCGACCGGAACCATCGGCCTCCTTTAAGCCCGCGCCCGCCGCGCCCCCGGCCCGGTTGAAGGAGCATGGCCCGGCCGCGCCCGGCGATGAGGCGGCGGCCCTGGCCGGGAACTGGCTGGAGGTCGTGGACCGGATCAGTCGGCTGGCCCCGCTGGCCAAATCCTATCTGCTCGACGCCAAGCCGGTCGAGGTCCGTCGCGACCGCGTCGTGGTCGGGTTCGATCCGGAGTTCGCGGGCAACAAGGAAAAGATCGAGTTTCCCCGCAACCTGAAGGCCGTCAACAAGGTGGTGGGCGAGTTCCTGAAGCGCGAGGTGACCGTGGAGTTCCGCGTGCTGGATGCCAAGTCCACCGTGCCGGGCGACATCAAGGTTCAGCGGATCGCGGAACCGCCGCCCATGCCGGCCGCGGCGGAGCCGGAGGGTAAGCCCCGGGCGCGGAGCCGATCCACGCAGGAATGGGTTCAGAACCCGGCGGTCAAGAAGACCCTGGAGCTGTTCAACGGCGACATCGTGGACGTGAGAGAGTAG
- a CDS encoding YbaB/EbfC family nucleoid-associated protein translates to MVNILKMMKQAASMQKNMEALQAELAGRTVEFSSGGGMVTAVARGDGTVAEIRIDPKVVDPSDVDMLQDLVLAAVDGALKAAREMAAAEMGKLTSGLGLPSM, encoded by the coding sequence ATGGTCAATATCCTGAAGATGATGAAGCAGGCCGCCTCCATGCAGAAGAACATGGAGGCGCTCCAGGCCGAGTTGGCCGGCCGCACGGTCGAGTTCAGCAGCGGCGGGGGCATGGTCACCGCCGTCGCGCGCGGCGACGGGACGGTGGCGGAAATCCGGATCGATCCCAAGGTTGTCGACCCGTCCGACGTGGACATGCTTCAGGACCTTGTCCTGGCGGCCGTGGACGGCGCCCTGAAAGCGGCCCGCGAAATGGCGGCAGCAGAAATGGGCAAGCTGACCTCCGGGCTCGGTCTGCCGTCCATGTAG